The following proteins are co-located in the Brachybacterium sacelli genome:
- a CDS encoding NAD(P)H-dependent oxidoreductase: MNLHELLRARADVGTPLKIGLIGAGRYGTMFLAQVRNTPGMHVVGIADINTPRAEGALELVDWPADQVATSVEHALSGGGTAVVGDAGQLLEADLDVVVEATGNPIVGTDHALRAIRSGKHIIMVTVEADALCGPALALEAKKAGVVYSLAYGDQPALIWELVDWARTSGFTVTAAGKGAKYLPHYHQMNPDTVWDNWEFSKELTDSGQLNPYMHTSFRDGTKAAIEMAAVANAASLFPSDDGLSFTPGDVEQIATICRPEKDGGVLAHNGSVDVMSSVTREGHWIDHNIQEGVFVVVEATNDYVAGCFTEYPWHPDPSGRYAALYRPYHYVGLELGISIANAALRGVATGSPAGFYADVVATAKKDLTAGEVLDGEGGYCVYGKLISAEGSVVRGALPVALAHSVPLTRNVAAGEIVTWEDVEMVEGMETVLEMREATVALMARAGSSVGI; this comes from the coding sequence ATGAACCTGCACGAACTCCTCCGGGCCCGCGCGGATGTCGGCACTCCCCTCAAGATCGGCCTCATCGGGGCCGGTCGCTACGGCACCATGTTCCTCGCCCAAGTGCGCAACACTCCGGGGATGCACGTCGTCGGCATCGCCGACATCAACACCCCGCGGGCCGAGGGCGCACTGGAGCTCGTCGACTGGCCGGCCGACCAGGTCGCCACCAGCGTCGAGCACGCGCTGTCGGGCGGAGGCACCGCAGTGGTCGGAGACGCCGGGCAGCTGCTGGAGGCCGATCTCGACGTCGTCGTCGAGGCGACCGGCAACCCGATCGTCGGCACCGACCACGCCCTGCGGGCGATCCGCAGCGGCAAGCACATCATCATGGTGACCGTCGAGGCCGATGCCCTGTGCGGCCCCGCCCTCGCCCTCGAGGCGAAGAAAGCTGGCGTCGTCTACTCCCTCGCCTACGGTGACCAGCCGGCGCTGATCTGGGAGCTGGTCGACTGGGCACGCACCTCGGGCTTCACCGTCACCGCCGCCGGCAAGGGTGCGAAGTACCTCCCGCACTACCACCAGATGAACCCCGACACCGTGTGGGACAACTGGGAGTTCTCGAAGGAGCTGACCGACTCGGGCCAGCTGAATCCTTACATGCACACCTCCTTCCGTGACGGCACGAAGGCTGCGATCGAGATGGCCGCAGTCGCCAACGCCGCCTCCCTGTTCCCCTCCGACGACGGTCTGTCCTTCACTCCCGGTGATGTCGAGCAGATCGCCACGATCTGCCGCCCGGAGAAGGACGGCGGCGTGCTCGCCCACAACGGCTCCGTGGACGTGATGAGCTCGGTGACGCGAGAGGGCCACTGGATCGACCACAACATCCAGGAAGGCGTGTTCGTCGTCGTCGAGGCCACCAACGATTACGTCGCGGGATGCTTCACCGAGTACCCCTGGCATCCGGACCCCTCGGGCCGCTACGCCGCGCTGTACCGCCCGTACCACTACGTCGGCCTCGAGCTGGGGATCTCCATCGCGAACGCCGCCCTGCGCGGGGTCGCGACCGGCAGCCCCGCCGGGTTCTACGCCGACGTGGTCGCCACGGCGAAGAAGGATCTCACCGCGGGCGAGGTCCTGGACGGTGAGGGCGGCTACTGCGTGTACGGCAAGCTCATCTCCGCCGAGGGCTCGGTGGTGCGCGGTGCCCTGCCCGTGGCCCTCGCCCACAGCGTCCCACTGACGCGCAACGTCGCCGCCGGGGAGATCGTCACCTGGGAGGACGTCGAGATGGTCGAGGGGATGGAGACCGTGCTGGAGATGCGGGAGGCGACGGTGGCGCTGATGGCGCGGGCGGGGAGTTCCGTGGGGATCTGA
- a CDS encoding DUF2277 domain-containing protein, producing the protein MCRNIRPLYNFAPETTSQEVHDAALQYVRKVSGMTKPSQANTEVFERAVAEIAHATDHLLADLVTSAPPKDREIEREKARARNEKRFGQAAAS; encoded by the coding sequence ATGTGCCGGAACATCAGACCCCTGTACAACTTCGCCCCGGAGACCACCTCCCAGGAGGTGCACGACGCCGCCCTGCAGTACGTGCGCAAGGTCAGCGGGATGACCAAGCCCTCGCAGGCGAACACCGAGGTGTTCGAACGGGCGGTCGCCGAGATCGCCCACGCCACCGATCACCTGCTGGCGGACCTGGTCACCTCCGCGCCCCCGAAGGACCGCGAGATCGAACGGGAGAAGGCGCGAGCGCGGAACGAGAAGCGGTTCGGGCAGGCGGCCGCGTCCTGA
- a CDS encoding DUF418 domain-containing protein → MTDSTSSTLPTASPSASPADSAPRPQRLLVLDVVRGAALCGILFANVGTILGVSVPWTDGRPPLSSTLQQLLVQQRFFPIFSLLFGVGFGMLWSSAVRRATHPRVVLLRRLLALGVLGFLHQILQPGEALLPYATVGIVVLLPLTWVPARPRALVAGLGGAVLTVAAAPLGGVSLIPGLFLLGFAAAVADLPRRVEESARPAVVLALAAALLAAPFIVLQLRSPESAGFDAVSSIAGLSSGLCLVGILGALLHTPARRVLGAFFVPLGRMALTNYVGASVLGVLFALPWLAPLGQEYVEITDAQMVALWGGCVLLLIVQSLASRAWLARIGQGPLEALWRRVTWGRAR, encoded by the coding sequence ATGACCGACTCCACCTCCTCGACCCTTCCGACGGCGTCGCCTTCGGCGTCGCCCGCGGACTCTGCCCCGCGCCCTCAGCGCCTCCTGGTGCTGGACGTGGTGCGTGGGGCCGCCCTGTGCGGAATCCTCTTCGCGAATGTCGGGACCATCCTCGGCGTGAGCGTGCCGTGGACGGATGGCCGTCCGCCGTTGTCCTCCACGCTCCAGCAGCTGCTGGTCCAGCAGCGATTCTTCCCGATCTTCTCGCTCCTGTTCGGCGTGGGCTTCGGGATGCTGTGGTCCTCGGCCGTGCGCCGCGCGACCCATCCTCGTGTGGTCCTCCTGCGTCGCCTGCTCGCGCTCGGCGTCCTCGGCTTCCTGCATCAGATCCTGCAGCCCGGGGAGGCCCTGCTGCCGTACGCGACCGTGGGGATCGTGGTGCTTCTGCCGCTGACCTGGGTGCCGGCGCGGCCGCGAGCGCTCGTCGCCGGCCTCGGGGGAGCGGTGCTCACCGTGGCGGCCGCACCGCTCGGCGGCGTCAGCCTGATCCCGGGTCTGTTCCTGCTCGGATTCGCGGCCGCCGTGGCGGATCTGCCCCGCCGCGTCGAGGAGTCCGCCCGGCCCGCCGTGGTGCTCGCGCTCGCCGCGGCGCTTCTCGCAGCACCGTTCATCGTCCTCCAGCTCCGGAGCCCCGAGTCCGCAGGCTTCGACGCGGTCAGCTCGATCGCGGGCCTGAGCAGCGGCCTGTGCCTGGTCGGGATCCTCGGTGCGCTGCTGCACACCCCCGCCCGTCGGGTCCTGGGTGCGTTCTTCGTCCCGCTGGGACGGATGGCGCTGACGAACTACGTGGGCGCCAGCGTGCTCGGCGTGCTGTTCGCGCTGCCGTGGCTCGCCCCGCTGGGCCAGGAGTACGTCGAGATCACCGATGCGCAGATGGTGGCCCTGTGGGGTGGATGCGTGCTGCTGCTCATCGTGCAGTCTCTCGCCTCGAGGGCCTGGCTCGCCCGCATCGGTCAGGGCCCGCTCGAGGCGCTGTGGCGACGGGTCACCTGGGGCCGGGCACGCTGA